In Variovorax paradoxus, a single genomic region encodes these proteins:
- the tssB gene encoding type VI secretion system contractile sheath small subunit has product MADNRVRNSGQKFIARNRAPRVQIEYDVEIYGSERKIQLPFVMGVIADLAGKQVDPMPDLAEREFMAVDIDNFDERMKSIKPRVAFQVPNTLTGDGQMNVDITFDSMDDFSPARIARQVDALQQLLEARTELSNLLSYMDGKNGAEQLIAQALQNPALLKSLASAPNPAVAKAVEAANEKAGTAPGTSSE; this is encoded by the coding sequence ATGGCAGACAACCGTGTCAGGAACAGTGGTCAGAAATTCATCGCGCGCAACCGCGCGCCGCGTGTGCAGATCGAGTACGACGTGGAAATCTACGGCAGCGAACGAAAGATCCAGCTGCCCTTCGTGATGGGCGTCATTGCCGATCTCGCGGGCAAGCAGGTCGATCCGATGCCCGACCTCGCCGAGCGCGAGTTCATGGCGGTGGACATCGACAACTTCGACGAGCGCATGAAATCCATCAAGCCGCGCGTTGCCTTCCAGGTGCCCAACACGCTCACCGGCGACGGCCAGATGAACGTCGACATCACCTTCGACAGCATGGACGACTTCTCCCCCGCGCGCATCGCACGCCAGGTGGACGCGCTGCAGCAGCTGCTCGAAGCCCGCACCGAGCTGTCGAACCTGCTGTCGTACATGGACGGCAAGAACGGCGCCGAGCAGCTCATCGCGCAGGCGCTGCAGAACCCGGCGCTGCTGAAGTCGCTGGCTTCCGCGCCCAACCCCGCGGTGGCCAAGGCCGTGGAAGCGGCCAATGAAAAGGCCGGCACCGCGCCCGGCACCTCTTCCGAATAA
- a CDS encoding Hcp family type VI secretion system effector — protein sequence MAVDMFMRVEGANGESKDSNHKDWTDIKSFAWGATQPGNMVSGGGGGVGKASFNDLQVLARIDKAAPSVMKNCASGKHLAKVEVSVCKAGGSQIEYTRVTLEEVLVTSVQYTAEQGSDAVFVQYAFQAAKVKQQYWEQTDKGGKGAETVLAWNIKENKEA from the coding sequence ATGGCAGTAGACATGTTCATGCGCGTCGAGGGTGCAAACGGCGAATCGAAGGATTCGAACCATAAGGACTGGACCGACATCAAGTCGTTTGCATGGGGAGCGACGCAGCCTGGAAACATGGTCAGCGGCGGTGGCGGCGGTGTGGGCAAGGCCAGCTTCAACGACCTGCAGGTGCTCGCGCGCATCGACAAGGCGGCACCTTCGGTCATGAAGAACTGTGCGAGCGGCAAGCACCTGGCCAAGGTCGAGGTGTCGGTCTGCAAGGCCGGCGGCTCGCAGATCGAATACACGCGCGTCACGCTCGAGGAAGTGCTGGTCACTTCGGTGCAGTACACGGCCGAGCAGGGCTCCGACGCCGTGTTCGTGCAGTACGCCTTCCAGGCCGCGAAGGTGAAGCAGCAGTACTGGGAACAGACCGACAAGGGCGGCAAGGGCGCCGAGACGGTGCTGGCCTGGAACATCAAGGAAAACAAGGAAGCCTGA
- the tssE gene encoding type VI secretion system baseplate subunit TssE, whose product MSALIDRHIDGDSQQESVARDRLQPVLLDRLTDKAPQSRQERAGAFLMSGKLLRDSVLRDLQWLLNTTNFGADHGINAMPRARRSVVNYGVRGWAGGRMSEVDFADVEAAIRAAIIDFEPRIMKDSIDVRCVTDATDLEHHNLLALEIRGTLWSVPYPIEFILRSELDLESGHMVLRPTGGL is encoded by the coding sequence ATGAGCGCCTTGATAGACCGCCACATCGACGGAGATTCGCAGCAGGAAAGCGTCGCGCGCGACCGCCTGCAGCCCGTGCTGCTCGACCGCCTCACCGACAAGGCGCCGCAGAGCCGGCAGGAGCGCGCGGGCGCGTTTCTCATGAGCGGCAAGCTGCTGCGCGACTCGGTGCTGCGCGACCTGCAGTGGCTGCTGAACACCACCAACTTCGGCGCCGACCACGGCATCAACGCCATGCCGCGCGCGCGCCGCTCGGTGGTGAACTACGGCGTGCGCGGCTGGGCCGGCGGGCGCATGTCGGAAGTCGACTTCGCCGACGTCGAGGCCGCCATCCGCGCCGCCATCATCGACTTCGAGCCGCGCATCATGAAGGACAGCATCGACGTGCGCTGCGTGACCGACGCGACCGACCTGGAGCACCACAACCTGCTCGCGCTCGAGATCCGCGGCACGCTGTGGTCGGTGCCCTACCCGATCGAATTCATCCTGCGTTCCGAACTGGACCTGGAGAGCGGGCACATGGTGCTGCGGCCCACGGGAGGCCTCTGA
- the tssC gene encoding type VI secretion system contractile sheath large subunit: MSTASNQGAARAQATVEALEPNEFSNLLQREFKPKTDQAREAVENAVKTLAVQALENTVTISNDAYRSVQAIITEIDRKLSEQINQILHHEEFQQLEGAWRGLHYLVNNTETDEQLKIRVMCASKREVARSLKRHKGIGWDQSPLFKKIYEAEYGQFGGEPFGALIGDFHFDHSPPDVEMLGEMAKIAAAAHCPFIAGASPTVMQMDSWQELSNPRDLTKIFQNTEHTAWRSLRDSEDARYIGLAMPRFLARLPYGARTNPVDEFEFEEETDSAAHNRYTWANSAYAMGVNINRSFKQYGWCTSIRGVESGGAVENLPTHTFPTDDGGVDMKCPTEIAISDRREAELAKNGFMPLVHRKNSDFAAFIGAQSLQLPAEYYDADATANANLAARLPYLFACCRFAHYLKCIVRDKIGSFREREDMERWLNDWIMNYVDGSPGTSSQDTKAMKPLAAAEVQVEAIEDNPGYYAAKFFLRPHYQLEGLTVSLRLVSKLPSNKKDSS; this comes from the coding sequence ATGAGTACCGCATCCAACCAAGGCGCCGCGCGCGCGCAGGCCACCGTCGAGGCGCTGGAGCCGAACGAGTTCTCCAACCTGCTGCAGCGCGAGTTCAAGCCCAAGACCGACCAGGCCCGCGAGGCGGTGGAGAACGCCGTCAAGACGCTGGCCGTGCAGGCGCTGGAGAACACGGTCACCATCTCCAACGATGCCTACCGCTCGGTGCAGGCCATCATCACCGAGATCGACCGCAAGCTCTCCGAACAAATCAACCAGATCCTGCACCACGAAGAGTTCCAGCAGCTCGAAGGCGCATGGCGCGGCCTGCACTACCTCGTGAACAACACCGAGACCGACGAGCAGCTCAAGATCCGCGTGATGTGCGCGTCGAAGCGCGAAGTGGCGCGCTCGCTCAAGCGCCACAAGGGCATCGGCTGGGACCAGAGCCCGCTGTTCAAGAAGATCTACGAGGCCGAGTACGGCCAGTTCGGCGGCGAGCCCTTCGGCGCGCTCATTGGCGACTTCCACTTCGACCACAGCCCGCCCGACGTCGAGATGCTCGGCGAAATGGCCAAGATCGCCGCCGCCGCGCACTGCCCCTTCATTGCCGGCGCGTCGCCCACCGTGATGCAGATGGACTCGTGGCAGGAGCTGTCGAACCCGCGGGACCTGACCAAGATCTTCCAGAACACCGAGCACACCGCATGGCGCTCGCTGCGCGACTCGGAAGACGCGCGCTACATCGGCCTGGCCATGCCGCGTTTCCTGGCCCGCCTGCCGTATGGCGCGCGCACCAACCCGGTCGACGAATTCGAATTCGAGGAAGAAACCGACTCGGCCGCGCACAACCGCTACACCTGGGCCAACTCGGCCTATGCGATGGGCGTGAACATCAACCGCTCGTTCAAGCAGTACGGCTGGTGCACGTCCATTCGCGGCGTGGAGTCTGGCGGCGCGGTCGAGAACCTGCCCACCCACACCTTCCCGACCGACGACGGCGGCGTCGACATGAAGTGTCCGACCGAGATCGCCATCAGCGACCGGCGCGAGGCCGAACTCGCCAAGAACGGCTTCATGCCGCTGGTGCACCGCAAGAACTCCGACTTCGCGGCCTTCATCGGCGCGCAGTCGCTGCAGCTGCCGGCCGAGTACTACGACGCCGACGCCACGGCCAACGCGAACCTCGCGGCGCGCCTGCCGTACCTGTTCGCTTGCTGCCGCTTCGCGCACTACCTGAAGTGCATCGTGCGCGACAAGATCGGTTCGTTCCGCGAGCGCGAGGACATGGAGCGCTGGCTCAACGACTGGATCATGAACTACGTCGACGGCAGCCCCGGCACCTCGTCGCAGGATACGAAGGCAATGAAGCCGCTGGCGGCGGCCGAAGTCCAGGTGGAAGCCATCGAGGACAACCCCGGCTACTACGCCGCCAAGTTTTTTCTCCGGCCGCACTATCAGCTCGAAGGGCTGACGGTGTCGTTGCGGCTGGTTTCGAAGCTGCCATCCAACAAGAAGGACAGCAGCTAA
- a CDS encoding fumarylacetoacetate hydrolase family protein has protein sequence MPLNLSTSSSLPRDAERATLVGRLWQPGVGPVLVGVHDGSLYDLSKIAPTMSDLLESKGSPPEAVRRALQGAPRIASLDEAIANSDESVRDAAKPWLLAPCDLQAIKASGVTFVASLLERVIEEQARGDASKAEATRAAIGSVLGDNLADIVPGSPEAMKVKEVLIAQGVWSQYLEVGIGPDAEIFTKAPVLAAVGTGADVGIHSGSVWNNPEPEVVLAVNSRGETLGAALGNDVNLRDFEGRSALLLGKAKDNNASCAIGPFIRLFDEHFGIDDVRRITVALEVTGPEGFTLEGSSSLSKISRDPLDLVSQTVGKHHAYPDGFMLFLGTMFAPTQDRHGPGQGFTHVVGDRVRIAAPELGALVNRVVHADQAPMWTFGISALMRNLGARGLLSPEL, from the coding sequence ATGCCCTTGAACCTCTCCACTTCTTCCAGCCTCCCCCGCGACGCCGAGCGCGCCACCCTCGTCGGCCGCCTCTGGCAACCGGGCGTGGGCCCCGTGCTGGTGGGCGTGCACGACGGCAGCCTGTACGACCTGTCGAAGATCGCGCCGACCATGAGCGATCTGCTCGAGTCCAAGGGATCGCCGCCGGAAGCCGTTCGCCGAGCATTGCAGGGCGCACCGCGCATCGCATCGCTCGACGAAGCCATCGCCAACAGCGACGAGAGCGTGCGCGACGCAGCCAAGCCCTGGCTGCTCGCTCCCTGCGACCTGCAGGCCATCAAGGCCAGCGGCGTAACCTTTGTTGCCAGCCTGCTGGAACGCGTGATCGAGGAGCAGGCGCGCGGCGACGCATCGAAGGCCGAGGCCACTCGCGCAGCCATCGGTAGCGTGCTCGGCGACAACCTTGCCGACATCGTGCCCGGCTCGCCCGAGGCAATGAAGGTCAAGGAAGTGTTGATCGCGCAGGGCGTGTGGTCGCAGTACCTCGAGGTCGGCATCGGCCCCGACGCGGAGATCTTCACCAAGGCGCCGGTGCTGGCTGCAGTGGGCACAGGAGCCGATGTCGGCATCCATTCGGGCTCGGTGTGGAACAACCCCGAGCCCGAAGTCGTTCTTGCGGTGAACAGCCGCGGCGAGACGCTCGGCGCCGCGCTGGGCAACGACGTCAACCTGCGGGACTTCGAAGGCCGCAGCGCGCTGCTGCTCGGCAAGGCGAAGGACAACAACGCATCGTGCGCCATCGGCCCTTTCATCAGGCTGTTCGATGAGCACTTCGGCATCGACGACGTGCGGCGCATCACTGTCGCCCTCGAAGTGACGGGGCCCGAAGGTTTCACGCTCGAGGGATCGAGTTCGTTGTCGAAGATCAGCCGCGATCCGTTGGATCTTGTTTCGCAAACAGTGGGAAAACATCACGCTTACCCCGACGGATTCATGTTGTTTCTGGGAACCATGTTCGCTCCGACACAAGACCGTCACGGGCCTGGGCAAGGATTCACCCATGTCGTTGGCGACCGTGTGCGCATCGCCGCACCGGAGCTGGGTGCATTGGTCAATCGCGTGGTACACGCGGACCAAGCGCCTATGTGGACTTTTGGTATCAGTGCACTGATGCGCAATTTAGGTGCGCGTGGATTGCTGTCTCCGGAGCTGTAG
- the tssA gene encoding type VI secretion system protein TssA has product MRLSPSEIELLQSPVEGPHPCGEDLEYDPDFMALQQATTGKREQQFGTTIIPAEPPDWARVERIAKQLCSRTRDLRVLVPLTLAWTENRGLPGYVEGLQLVDAVLQKFWDDVHPRVTEDGFEDPLPRMNALAALAEAEGLGRSVRDARLLDDGGASMTLRQVEALLDSSKTDQIDYPGGIGRLRDAARRAQEKAAAPVVALREALELLQRIRETSERALGQSWAPDFSRLERSLRTVVQLLPEQSQTDQAEAVPPHSPVGSDDNAQLPSAANGTAESVGMGLRAARVKDIEISSRDDVQVLLEKACQYLERTEPSHPSPMLIRRAQRLLDLNFFQIIEELVPEGLQKIESLAGRPLNGGSGTQ; this is encoded by the coding sequence ATGAGGTTGTCGCCAAGCGAGATCGAACTATTGCAGTCGCCTGTGGAAGGCCCGCATCCGTGCGGCGAAGATCTGGAGTACGACCCCGATTTCATGGCGTTGCAACAGGCAACGACGGGCAAGCGCGAGCAACAGTTCGGCACCACCATCATTCCCGCCGAGCCGCCCGACTGGGCACGCGTGGAGCGCATCGCGAAGCAGTTGTGCTCGCGCACACGAGACCTTCGCGTGCTGGTGCCGCTCACGCTGGCCTGGACCGAGAACCGTGGGCTTCCTGGTTATGTCGAAGGCCTGCAGCTCGTCGATGCGGTGCTGCAGAAATTCTGGGACGACGTGCATCCGCGCGTGACCGAGGACGGCTTCGAAGACCCGCTGCCGCGCATGAACGCATTGGCGGCGCTGGCCGAAGCCGAAGGGCTCGGGCGTAGCGTTCGCGATGCACGGCTGCTCGACGACGGCGGCGCATCCATGACCTTGCGGCAGGTCGAGGCACTGCTCGATTCGAGCAAGACCGACCAGATCGATTACCCCGGCGGCATCGGCCGGTTGCGCGACGCGGCACGCCGCGCACAGGAGAAGGCAGCCGCGCCCGTGGTCGCGTTGCGCGAAGCGCTCGAGCTGCTGCAGCGCATTCGCGAGACTTCCGAACGCGCGCTCGGCCAGAGCTGGGCGCCCGACTTCTCGCGGCTCGAAAGATCGCTTCGCACCGTGGTCCAGCTGCTGCCGGAGCAGTCGCAGACAGATCAGGCAGAAGCCGTTCCACCGCACTCCCCGGTGGGTTCGGATGACAACGCACAGTTGCCGTCGGCCGCGAACGGTACTGCCGAAAGTGTCGGCATGGGACTACGCGCCGCTCGCGTCAAAGACATTGAAATATCGAGCCGTGATGATGTGCAAGTGCTGTTGGAGAAAGCCTGCCAGTACCTGGAGCGGACGGAGCCGAGTCATCCGTCGCCCATGCTGATACGCCGCGCGCAGCGGCTGCTGGATCTCAACTTCTTCCAGATCATCGAAGAACTCGTACCCGAGGGATTGCAAAAGATAGAGAGCCTTGCGGGCCGGCCGCTGAACGGCGGGAGCGGAACGCAGTAA
- a CDS encoding type VI secretion system accessory protein TagJ gives MGDGFAVLGERSVAEHTEWVQRQIRANPQNASLRLALCHFLALRGEWQRAEDQLKLATKLDPTFTPASVTCSMALAGERHRAEFWAGGRAPAIVGGNAEWVEQLVAAAALPAGRAEEAAALRETARQAAPALRGALTGVDRSDARAVQALDGEPVQRSDFEWLCDGDVRIGPVLELLTPSGYAWLPLPEVRRIKFSRPQHLVDLLWAPAEIELHDGRALNGLVPVRYPGSLEGLDDETTLGRRTDWLPLPGEEQYAGVGQRTLISEAGNHSLLDLRLIEITPEGAAA, from the coding sequence ATGGGCGATGGGTTTGCAGTGCTTGGCGAACGCTCCGTGGCCGAGCACACCGAATGGGTACAGCGGCAGATCCGCGCCAATCCCCAGAACGCCAGCCTGAGGCTCGCCCTGTGCCACTTTCTCGCGCTGCGCGGTGAGTGGCAACGGGCCGAAGACCAGCTCAAGCTCGCGACCAAGCTCGATCCCACGTTCACGCCCGCCAGCGTCACCTGCTCGATGGCGCTCGCTGGGGAGCGCCATCGCGCCGAATTCTGGGCCGGCGGACGCGCGCCGGCCATCGTCGGCGGCAACGCGGAATGGGTCGAGCAGCTCGTTGCCGCCGCCGCGCTGCCAGCCGGCCGTGCCGAAGAAGCCGCGGCGCTGCGCGAGACCGCGCGGCAGGCGGCGCCCGCATTACGCGGAGCGCTCACCGGCGTAGACCGCTCCGACGCACGCGCAGTGCAGGCGCTCGACGGCGAGCCGGTGCAGCGCAGCGACTTCGAATGGCTCTGCGACGGCGATGTGCGCATCGGCCCGGTGCTGGAGCTGCTTACTCCTTCGGGCTACGCATGGCTGCCGTTGCCGGAAGTGCGCCGCATCAAGTTCTCGCGCCCCCAGCATCTGGTCGACCTGCTGTGGGCGCCCGCCGAGATCGAGCTGCACGACGGCCGCGCACTCAACGGGCTGGTGCCCGTGCGCTACCCGGGCAGCCTCGAAGGACTCGACGACGAAACCACGCTGGGCCGCCGCACCGACTGGCTGCCGCTGCCTGGCGAAGAACAATATGCGGGCGTCGGCCAGCGCACGCTGATCAGCGAGGCTGGCAACCATTCGCTGCTCGACCTGCGGCTGATCGAGATCACGCCCGAGGGCGCCGCCGCATGA